TTTGCAGGAGACGTTGATGGTGCTCAGTTCTTCATCGAGTCGGTCATTGAGCAAGCCCCCGGCGTGGATATTATTTTGCAAAACGCACCAGCTCCCGTCGGTGCTGGACTTGAGGCAACTGAATCGAGCCGGATTGTTTCAGCCTGCCCAGCCATTCGCTACGTTAAGGAAGAGGCACTTCCGTCTGGTCCGCGAATCAGCGCTATTCAAGCAGCTGCACCCGAGCATTTGATGGGCGTTATTGGTGGCGGTGGAGCCCGTTATCTGATCGATGAAATGAACCGGGGAGCCATTGCTGCGATGCCGGCTGCGGAGATTACCGATCTACACGTAAGAATGTGGAACGCGTATCAATCGGGAAATGAATCGGAAGCACGCGAATTATACATGAGGACTTTGCCGCTTCTAATCATTCAACTGCTCTATCGTATGCGCCTTACAAAATACGTCCTGACTCGACGGGGCATCTTTTCCAATTCTCATGTTCGCGCTCCTTTGCCGGATTTCGATGAATTTGACCAAACGGAACTGGGTGCACAGTTGGAGTCCCTCTCAAGTCTTTTCGAAATCGCTCCTCTAAAAACCGTGGACGTATGAGTCGCGTCTCCAAAGTCGAAACGTTTATACTGACCATTCCGCGGGATGAACCCTATCTCGGAGCACTACGAAAGGGCGAAGAGAAAAACGAGAAGGGTTACTTTGTTCGCAAGGGCAATAAAACGGTTTATCTGGATAAGGACAGAACGGTTTTGGTGCGTGTGGAGACGGAGTCAGGTGCTGTTGGCTGGGGTGAAACCTATGGGTTGGTTGCTCCGAAAGCGACTACTGAAATTATCTATGATCTCCTTGCTGATTTTGTGATAGGACGTGATCCTGCTGAGGCTTCTGAGATTCACGATTTTCTCTATGACCTGATGCGTGTCCGTGGGTATTCCGGCGGATTTTATTTGGATGCATTGGCCGCCGTGGACATTGCGCTTTGGGACGCAGCCGGAAGAGAGGCTGGCAAATCGGTTGCTGAACTTTTGGGAGGTCGATTGCATGACGCTATACCCGCCTATGTCTCCGGATTGCCCAAACCGACCTTGGAAGAACGCGTTGCCTTTGCTTTGGAATGGCAGGCTAGGGGATTCAATAGTTTCAAATTCGCAGCAACCGTCGCCGATGATGGAAACGTGAAAGAAATGGCCGGTCTAAGAGCAGCTCTTGGTCCGGATGCGAAAATTTCCTGCGACATGCACTGGGCCCACACACCTGAAGGAGCCATTGCAGAAATTAAAGCGATGGAGCCATACGACCTTTGGTTTGCCGAGGCTCCTATTATTACAGAAGACATTCAGGGTCTGTCCAAGGTCGCTGCCTCTACAGCAACGCCCACAGCTGTGGGGGAGGAGTGGCGAACGCTCTTTGACGCGAATCTTCGCTTCAATGCCAATGCGGTTCAGATCGTTCAGCCGGAGATGGGACATACGGGTATCACCGAATTTGTCCGGATAGCGAGGGCAGCGCATTCAAGGGGAATTCCTCTTTTGCCACATGCCACAATTGGTTCAGGTATTTTTCTAGCTGCTAGCCTGCAAGCCGGCTTGGCTATGGAAGGTCTGATGGGGCACGAATTTCAACATTCAATCTTCAATCGAAATACGGGACTCATTACCGAAGGCTTGGAATGTTCCAACGGAGTCTATCGCGTGACCGATGCTCCGGGGATTGGTGTCGAATTAACTGAAGACGCC
This DNA window, taken from Verrucomicrobiota bacterium, encodes the following:
- a CDS encoding mandelate racemase/muconate lactonizing enzyme family protein produces the protein MSRVSKVETFILTIPRDEPYLGALRKGEEKNEKGYFVRKGNKTVYLDKDRTVLVRVETESGAVGWGETYGLVAPKATTEIIYDLLADFVIGRDPAEASEIHDFLYDLMRVRGYSGGFYLDALAAVDIALWDAAGREAGKSVAELLGGRLHDAIPAYVSGLPKPTLEERVAFALEWQARGFNSFKFAATVADDGNVKEMAGLRAALGPDAKISCDMHWAHTPEGAIAEIKAMEPYDLWFAEAPIITEDIQGLSKVAASTATPTAVGEEWRTLFDANLRFNANAVQIVQPEMGHTGITEFVRIARAAHSRGIPLLPHATIGSGIFLAASLQAGLAMEGLMGHEFQHSIFNRNTGLITEGLECSNGVYRVTDAPGIGVELTEDAISKLESYP
- a CDS encoding dihydrodipicolinate synthase family protein, which translates into the protein MNLSKLEGILPVLPTPFDEDGNVDISAMEKVTRFCIDAGASALVFPGVASEYDHLSSDEQQELLGVVCRVADGRLPIICGGGNGGPEHIGRNIMRAHELGAVAAMVLIPKEFAGDVDGAQFFIESVIEQAPGVDIILQNAPAPVGAGLEATESSRIVSACPAIRYVKEEALPSGPRISAIQAAAPEHLMGVIGGGGARYLIDEMNRGAIAAMPAAEITDLHVRMWNAYQSGNESEARELYMRTLPLLIIQLLYRMRLTKYVLTRRGIFSNSHVRAPLPDFDEFDQTELGAQLESLSSLFEIAPLKTVDV